The DNA segment tcaaatattgttcacaaaccagtctaaatctgtgatagtgagcacttctcctttgctgagataatccatcccacctcacaggtgtgccataccaagatgctgattagacaccatgattagtgtacaggtgtgccttagactgtccacaataaaaggccactctgaaaggtgcagttttatcacacagcacaatgccacagatgtcgcaagatttgagggagcgtgcaattggcatgctgacagcaggaatgtcaaccagagctgtagctcgtgtattgaatgttcatttctctaccataagccgtctccaaaggcgtttcagagaatttggcagtacatccaaccagcctcacaaccgcagaccacgtgtaaccacaccagcccaggacctccacatccagcatgttcacctccaagatcgtctgagaccagccactcggacagctgctgaaacaatcggtttgcataaccaaagaatttctgcacaaactgtcagaaaccgtctcagggaagctcatttgtatgctcggcgtcctcatcggggtctcgacctgactccagttcgtcgtcgtaaccgacttgagtgggcaaatgctcacattcgctggcgtttggcatgttggagaggtgttctcttcacggatgaatcccggttcacactgtccagggcagatggcagacagcgtgtgtggcgtcgtgtgggtgagcggttttctgatgtcaatgttgtggatcgagtggcccatggtggcggtggggttatggtatgggcaggcgtctgttatggacgaagaacacaggtgcattttactgatggcattttgaatgcacagagataccgtgacaagatcctgaggcccactgttgtgccatacatccaagaacatcacctcatgttgcagcaggataatgcacggccccatgttgcaaggatctgtacacaattcttggaagctgaaaatgtcccagttcttgcatggccggcatactcaccggacatgtcacccattgatcatgtttgggatgctctggaccggcgtatacgacagcgtgtactagtttctgccaatatccagcaactttgcacagccattgaagaggagtggaccaacattccacaggccacaattgacaacctgatcaactctatgcgaaggagatgtgttgcactgcatgaggcatatggtggtcagaccagatactgactggtatccccccccccccccccccattaaaacaaaactgcacctttccgagtggccttttattgtggacagtctaaggcacacctgtgcactaatcatggtgtctaatcagcatcttggtatggcacacctgtgaggtgggatagattatctcagcaaaggagaagtgctcactatcacagatttagactggtttgtgaacaatatttgagggaaatggtgatattgtgtatgtggaaaaagttttagatctttgagttcatctcatacaaaatgggagcaaaaccaaaagtgttgtgtttatatttttgttgagtgtatttgaacaccctgcgattttgcaaattctcccacttagaaatcatggaggggtctgaaattttcatcttaggtgcatgtccactgtgagagacataatcttaaaaaaaaaaaaaaaaaaaaaaaaatccagaatacacaatgtatgatttttaataatttatttgtatgttactgctgcaaataagtatttgaacacctgtgaaaatcaatgttaatatttggtacagtagcctttgtttgcaattacagaggtcaaacgtttcctgtagtttttcaccaggtttgcacacactgcaacagggattttggtccactcctccatacagatcttctccaaatctttcaggtttggagtttcagctccccccaaagattttctattgagttcaggtctggagactggcaaggccactccaggaccttgaaatacttcttatggagctcctccttagttgccctggctgtgtgtttggggtcattgtcatgctggaagacccagccatgacccatcttcaatggtgTTCCTGAGagaaggagattgtttgccaaaatctcgcaatacatgactccatccatcctcccttcaatacggtgcagtcgtcctgtcccctttgcagaagagcacccccagagtatgatgtttccacccccatgcttcatggttgggatggtttttttggggttgttctcatcctctaaacatggtaagtggagttgattccaaaaagctctattctggtctcatctgaccacatgaccttctcccgtgcctcctctggatcatccagatggtcactggtgaacttcaaacgggcctggacatgtgctggcttgagcagggagaccttgctgccctgcaggattttaaaccatgacagcatcatgtgttactaatgtaatctttgtgactgtggtcccagctctcttcaggccacTGACCAGGtcgtcctgtgtagttctgagctttctcagaatcatccttaccccacaaatgagatcttgcatggaatcccagaccaagggagattgacagtcatcttgtgtttctaataaataatcataacagttgttgtattctaccaagctgcttgcctgttgtcctgtagtccatcccagccttgtgcaggtctacagttttgtccctggtgtccttagacagctctttggtcttggctatggtggacaggttggagtgtgattgattgagggtgtgaacaggtgtcttttatacagataacaagttcaaacaggtgcagttaatacaggaaaagagtgcagaataagagggcttcctaaagaaaaattaacaggtctgtgtgagccagaattcttgctggttggtagggggtcaaatacttatttgcagcagtaacatacaaataaattatttaaaaaaaaaaatcatacattgtgatttctgaataattttttttagattatgtctctcacagtggacatgcacctaagatgaaaatttcagacccctccatgatttctaagtgggagaacttgcaaaaccgcagggtgttcaaatacttattttcctcactgtatttgcacaaaaacaataaagtttatcagtttgaacattaaatatcttgtctttgtggtgtattcaattgaatataggttgaagtggatttgcaaataattgtattctgtgttaatttacattttacacaacgtcccaacttcattggaattggggttgtacaagacaTATACCAAATTCTATAACAGCGACAAAAGAAAAGTGTATACCTTGTATGTAGTATTGTAGTATGCCATGATATATATTTCAGATTTCATAAAAATTCAGAAAACATTTACAATAAATGCAAAGCACAATTAAATAATATATTCATATGATGACAAATTATTACTTGGATTATTGTCAAATGTTTGAATTTATTCTAGTTTGACTATATTGTCCAATACAGTGCTTTTAGTCAATAATGCActtaataaattattttgttttttcacatAGGTCAGCTTCACATTTCTGTTGTGAACAGAGAGCAAGAACATCAGGTCCAACCCAACACTGTTACAGCTGAGGAAAATGCTATCAAGCCAAAACTCCAAATAACATTCACCACTTATTCCATTAAGAATGGTGAGGCTCTGAAAATTGAGATTCCAGTGATTGGGCACCCAACACCAAAGACTGAATGGAAGAGAGATGGTCAGGCAGTTAAGGAGACGTCAAGGCTAGAGATTTCAAACACACCATCATTAACAGTTCTTCATATCAGACATGCTATAAGGGAGCACTCTGGTCAGTATTCTGTCACAGCAAGCAACTGTGCTGGAAACAATACTGGAGAAATAACTGTGGTTGTTCTTGAGAAGCCTGACCCACCCACAGGACCTGTAAGGATTGATGATGTCAGTTCTGATTATATCACCATATCTTGGGAGCCTCCAGAATACACAGGAGGATGTCAGTTAGACAACTATATTGTTGAGAAACGTGACACTTCAAGTACAGAATGGCAGATTGTGTCAGCAACTACAGTTAGAACCATAATCAAAGTCACCAAGCTAAAGACAGGTAGTGAATACCAATTTAGAGTGTTTGCAGAGAATAGGTACGGAAAGAGTAATCCAATATCCTCCCCTGTTGTAATGGCACAGTATCCCTTTAGTGTGCCCACTGCTCCTGGCACCCCTTCAGCATCCACAGTAACAAAATACAGCATGGTGGTTGAATGGGAACCTCCAGCTAAAGATGGAGGCAGCCCTATTACTGGCTACTACCTTGAACGCAAAGAAAGGAACAGCATTCTATGGACCAAAATAAATAAGCTTGTTATAACTGATCCTCGCTTCAAAACAACCGGACTAGAGGAAGGAATTGAGTATGAATTCAGAGTATTTGCTGAGAACATTGCTGGACTCAGCCCATCAAGCAAGACATCTGAAGCTTATGTGGCTAGAGATCCCTGTGACCCACCTGGCAAACCTGAAGCTATCGTCATCACGAGGGAACATATTACACTGCAGTGGGCAAAACCTCAGTATGATGGAGGAAGTACCATCACAGGCTATGTTGTTGAAATGCAAGAGCTACCTGATAGCAGATGGATGAAGGCAAACTTCACCAATGTTATTGAAAATCAGTTCACAGTCACAGGTCTAACAGGAGGTCACAACTACAAGTTTAGGGTAACTGCCAGGAATGGTGCTGGCGTTTGGAGCACACCATCTGAAAGTACAACCATCACTGCCCAGGATGTTATCGAAAAACCAACAGCACTCATGGATCCCAAGTTTAAGACTGCCACTATTGTTCAAGCAGGTGAGACATTTACAATCGATGCCGATTACTCAGGGAAGCCTCTTCCTGAAATAAGGTGGTTTAAGGATGGAAAGGAAATTGACAATACTACACCAAGAATGGAGGCAAAAAACACACTCACTCATACAGCTTTGACTGTTAGGGACTGTACAAGAGTAGATGGGGGACGCTTTGTCTTGAGCCTTACTAACATGGGTGGAACTGCAACTATCCCCGTTGTTGTAAAGGTCCTGGATAGACCAGGTCCTCCAGATGGACCTTTTAATGTGAAAGTTGTCAGTGCAGAGAAATGCCACCTTCACTGGAACCCGCCTTTAAATGATGGTGGTGCCAGTGTTTCCCACTATATCATTGAAAAAAGGGAGACTAAGCGTGTTTCCTGGACAGTGGTTGAGCCTCACACTGAAACCACCAGCTACAAAGTGACAAAACTGGTCCCTGAAAAAGAATACATATTCAGAGTCACTGCGGTGAATAGATTTGGTGTTGGTGAAAGTCTAGAATCTGACCCCTTTATTGCACAAAACCCTTTTACAACACCTAGTATGCCCTCGACCCCTGTGGCCACTGCTGTGACTAGTGACTCCGTAATTCTTTCATGGGAAAGGCCAGAGAATGATGGAGGCTCAGAGATTGATGGTTACATCCTGGAAAGACATGACaaagatggtgtccggtggactAAATGCAACAAGAGAAGAATAACTGACTTACGTTTCCGATGCACAGGGCTCTCTGAGGGACATTACTATCAATTTAGGGTATCTGCAGAGAATGCTGCAGGTGTTGGTGCATCAAGTGAACCAAGTGAGTACATCAAGATTTGTGAAGCCACTTACCCACCTGGCCCGCCTACCAACTTCAAAGTGGTAGACCATTCCAGCAGTAGTGTATCTCTATCCTGGTCAAAGCCCATCTATGATGGTGGAGCTACCATCATTGGATTCATTGTTGAGATGAAAACAGCAGCAGAGGATGAATGGATAACATGTACACCAAGCCTGGGTATTGCAGACACAACCTTTATCATGAATAGACTGAGAGAAAACACTGAGTACAATTTTCGTGTAAGTGCAATGAATTCCGCTGGAAATGGAGAGCATGTGAAGCTACCTGAGATGGTAAAAGCATCTGAAAAACTGGAGGCACCTGAGTTTGAGTTGGATAGTGCCTTGAGGAAGATTGTAAGTGTTCGGGCCTGTTCCACACTGCGTCTTTTTGTTACCATTAAAGGAAGCCCAGAGCCTGAGGTCACATGGTCAAAAGAAACAGGAACTCTTAGTGAGCGTGCTCAAATTGAGGTAGCACACTCACACACGGTATTACTGAttgagaatgtaaatatcaatgacacAGGAAAGTATATTTTGACAGCTAAGAATTGTTGTGGCTCCAAATCCACATTCATCAACGTTAGAGTGTTGGACTCCCCCAGTGCGCCAATAAATTTGGAGGTGAAAGATGTAAAGCGTGACTCTGTGTCCATCTCATGGGAAGCACCTCTCATTGATGGAGGAGCAAAGATTTCACATTATATAGTTGAGAAGAGAGAGGAGGCCAGAAAGGCATTCACCAGCGTTTGTAGCAACTGTGTCAGAAACTCATACAAGATCGATAGTCTCCAAGAAGGATGCTTCTATTATTTCCGTGTCCTGGCTGTGAATGAGTTTGGTGTTGGACTGCCAGCTGAGACCGCTGATGCTGTTAAGGTGTGTGAAGCTCCTCTGCTGCCCAGTAAATTCACACTCTGTGATGTCACTGGCAATAGTGCAAGACTCTCATGGGGTAAACCTGACCATGATGGAGGAAGTAAAATCACAGCTTATATTATAGAAATGCGGGATAAGGAAGATGACAACTGGACAATCTGCTCAGAGATTAAAGCACTAGAAGTGACTGTCAATGGGCTAGCACAAGGAAAGGAGTATTACTTCAGAGTGCGTGCTGTAAATGAAAAGGGACAAAGTGAACCAAAGTCACTTTTGGCACCTGTTACTGTGAAGGACCTGACTGCTGAACCTGTTATTAATCTACTGTGTAATACATTCAGTGTGAAGCCAGGAAATGATTTAAAGATCGATGTGCCATTCAAAGGAATACCATTACCAACGGTCACCTGGAAAAAGGATGGCAACGTACTGAAAGAGACGAGCAGAGTAAATGTGCACACATCTGACACGTCATCTCTGATCACTATCAAAGATGCAACCAGGGTAGATGCTGGAGTGTACGAGGTGACCCTGAGCAACTCAGCTGGGACAAAATCTACTGACATCATTGTTAATGTTTTTGAAAGACCTGGACCACCAAGTGATATCAGAGCGGATGAAGTTAGTGctgactctgtctctctgtcatGGCAGCCCCCACGTTACACTGGTGGGTGTCAAATCAATAATTATGTTGTTGAGAAAAGAGATACAAGCAGTACATTATGGCAGACTGTGTCAGCAACAGTTGCCAGAACATCAATCAGAATTTCCCGTCTGACACAAGGCATTGAATACCAGTTTCGTGTTGCTGCAGAGAATCGCTATGGCAAAAGCCAGTTTGTTGACTCTGAGGCTATTGTTACACAGTATCCCTTCAAATCTCCTGGAAGTCCTACCAACCTCCATGTTGCCCATGCTTCAAAGTCTGTCATGATAGTTGCTTGGAGCCCACCAGACAGTGATGGTGGCAGCCCTATCATTGGTTATCACATTGAATGCAAAGATCAAAGCAGCATTCTGTGGACAAAGTTAAACAGAAGTCCAGTGACCGACAACCAGCTCAAGGTAACAAGTATTGAAGAGGGTCTGGTATATGAGTTCCGGGTCTGTGCTGAGAATATCGCTGGTGTTGGACCTCATAGTAAGGCATCTGAGCCTGTAGCAGCAAGGGACCAGTGTGACCCACCTAAAAACCTCACTGTCATCAGTATAACTAACACCTCAGTTTCTCTGTCTTGGGACAAACCAGAAtatgacggcggagcaaaaataACTACTTACATTGTTGAACGTAAAGAGCTTCGAGACAGTTGCTGGCTTAAGTGCAACTTCACCACCTTACTGGACACCTATTTGGAAGTGACTGGCCTTACAGAGGGTGAACAGTACAATTTCCGTGTTATTGCAAAGAATGCAGCTGAATTCTTTAGTGCACCATCTGAAACAACTGGACCTATTACAGTGCGGCACAATGTGGATCCACCCACCATTATGCTGGAGCACAAATATAGACAGGCGGTGGTTGTCAGAGCTGGAGAGCTCCTAAGAATCGATGCAGACATCTCTGGCCGACCCCATCCTACACTGTCATGGTCAAAGAATGGTATGATCATTAGTACGAAGGGGAGAGTTGAATTAACCTCAACAAACAGGCATACCTCCCTCGTTATCAAGCAATGTGTCCGGAAAGACTCTGGACAATATATTCTGACTCTACAAAATCCAGGTGGTACTACCTCTGAGACAATCACCTGTAAGGTCCTGGACAGGCCTGGCCCACCTGGTGGACCTCTGTTAGTGTCTGGACTCTCATCAGAAAAATGCACCCTTTCCTGGGCCCCCCCACATGAGACAGGTGGTGCTGAGATAATGCATTATGTTGTTGAGAAATGTGAAACTGGCCGTGTAGCCTGGACCCTTGTGTATAGTGACATGATGGCTACTTCTTGCAAAATCTCTAAGCTGCTGAAAGGAAATGAGTACCTGTTCAGGGTGAGGGCAGTGAACAAATATGGAGATGGAGAATTTTTGGAAAGTGAACCCATCAAGGCAATGGATCCCTTTACTGTCCCATCTGCTCCTACTGATGTTGAAGTTACAAATGCAACCACTGAGGCTATGACCATATGTTGGAAAAGACCTGCCTCTGATGGTGGTAGCCGCATCAATGGGTATATCATTGAGAAGAGGGAGAAACAGGGCCTTCGATGGGTTCGTGTAAACAAGAAGCCTGTATATGACCTACGAGCCAAAGCCTCTGGTTTACGTGAAGGATGTGAGTATGAATTTAGAGTCTTTGCTGAGAATGCTGCTGGGCTAAGTGACCCAAGTGTCCCGTGCCTGCTCACCCTGGCAGAGGACCCCAAATTTCTACCATCTCCTCCAGCAAAGCCCACCATACTCGATTCCTCCAGGTCTTCCATCACTCTGACATGGAACAAGCCAGTATTTGACGGTGGTGCAACAATTACTGGGTACAGAGTGGAATTTAGGAAAGCTGTTGAAGCAGACTGGACTGTTGGTGTCCTAAACACAGATAAAACAGAGTTTACAGTTACTGGACTAAAATCAGGCACTGAATATGTGTTTGTTGTTCGTTCACTAAATAGAATTGGTATCAGTGAGCCTAGCCCTGAGTCAGATGCTCAGATGGCCACTGACAGAGAGGAAGAGCCAAGTTTTGAAATTAGTAATGAGATGAGGAAGACCCTCCTTGTCAAAGATGGCAGTTCCTTCACTTTAATGGTGCCTTTTAAAGGCAAACCTGCTCCCACTGTGTCATGGGATAAAGCAGATGTAGATCTACGGGTCAGGGGCCTCATCAACACCACCAGTTCTGTCACCTCTATTACAGTAGAACGAGCCACACGCGATGACACGGGCAAATACACAGTCAACCTGCAAAATGTTGCTGGGACCGCTACACTGACCTTGAATGTGAGGGTTTTGGATTCACCTGGACCTCCTACTCGTGTAGCAGTTAAAGATGTGACCAAAAACTCTGCCACTGTCACCTGGGACACCCCTGAGAATGAAGGAGGGGCCCCAGTGAAGAATTACCGTGTGGACATCCGAGAGATCAGCAGAAAAGGGTGGACAAGACTGACAGATACGTGCCACAGACTGTCCTACAAGGTATCTGACCTAGAGGAGGGAGGAGTCTACTTCTTTCGAGTCACTGGTGAAAATGAGTATGGTATTGGAGTTCCAGCTGAGACCGAGGAGGGGACAAAAATAACAGGTACCTTCAAATTTAAGgaacacaaaattaaaatataaatgtTGACAGAATATTTATATCACACTTTTTCCCCATTGCATTATTTTCTATCTCCTGTAATTATGATGGTTATTTGTATTCGTTTCAGAAAAAACTGACTGGGAGACAGAGCCATGAGACAACACTGCTTCCTGCACAGTACCATCTCTTCTTATCAAGATTCTCATCTATCCACTCTGTTCATTCGttattataattaattaattaatcattcaTTATTAATTCTCCAAAGCTCACAAGGTTTTTTCAATAAATGGATCTTTTTTGTATGGATACATTTTGAGAtgaaaccaactattttgtagaTATATTACAAAGATTTATTTATGTTTGGACATTGGCAATGCATTGAAAAAATGTTTATGTACTGATTTATTTTTGATGTGGTTGAAAAGCTATGATAAAATGAGGGGAAGTTTTTACTACAGTTTTATTTAGACATTTaatggttttcgttgaaaatgtgtttttggtcAACTTCCAATATATTATTTAAAATTTTGAAAATTTACTCGGTTTTACACAATTACACTGTGATATTGCTGCAGATTATTGATTCATATGATTTACAACAAATGGCACATAACACTAACAAGTACAGAAGGTAGGATATTGGAGAAATGATGTACACCTGTTAAGCAAGACACAGGACTATGTAACATACCCAGGACTCTtgtaatcagcattttttttttttttgtcagttattatgttATGAAATGTGGCTGTACCTGCAAGGGTGGCTTAATTCATTTAAAATTTCCAGAACCAATAAAATAATCTAGATTCATTAACCaactgagtgattttttttacacTACTCCGGGGGTGGGTGAATTTATGTGTGATCTTACAAATGGAAAATGTACTGCATTATTTATGCAGTTCTGTCATGGTCaatgcactttacagtgatgcctcaattACACACCAATGattgggtgctgccatgcaaggtgctcaactccacacaggaagcaaTGTGATGTTTAAGGATTTTGCCCCAGGTCCTTTAGTGAGTTTCTAATCTTACAGGGATTTGAACTAGGGATCCTAGTTGTGAGCCCACTGCATTAACCACCTGACCAGCAACCAACCAAAGATACTTCAGATtgaatgaaaggtttctaaaaatTTCATAACTCACAGTAAAGACTATCACTTATcaacaaaaaaaagatttcacGTAATGTCATGCCAAATTTGGGACCATGTGTTGCCACACTTAGTTGCATTCACAACACCATGGGTCCTAgaaagcaaccacccaggcagacaactggtccacatCTCTAAAAGTAACCGTCTATCTActtcagccaggtgaaacgtgagcGTTCCCTTGGTCTTCTCTAGCTACTGGGGTTGCTGTATGCTGGATcatccagagaaacacaccacatttcCAAAATGTAGACACGTTTACATGacgtcaatattctggtttccgaatcattaggaataacccgtttacatgcataagcagacagagttactcctgtatacatggtcattggtaccatttggaatatccccatctaaacagcgacacaggtcttccaccggtgcttgatttggtctggcgttcgtgcaaatcctgcttcgcgtaacttttcggccaccttcttgtaaatgttgctatctcggtactttctactgtcaataaaaaacattatattcatgtctttcactatactaatgaagtactcggtttcctcctcgctccaaaagtgtggtccccatgcttgtttacctctgcgtctgtggtgtccggtgggttgcgcgcgccgcatacaagtagttgccgtactcaaaagaccaagattccttgcagataggacatgcgcagaacacaaaataatgttcctttctatggggatattccgatgcacgtttatatgacctgatattcgggttagaaaaggagtaacccaggggtcatgttcgggtttttgcgggtgtttacatggccgtgcgcaaccgggttattgctaatattccggttatgaaagggttatgaaagggttattggctgcatgtaaacgtagtcactgataCTCCATCACAATGAAACTGAAACTCTTCAGTCTCCCAGAAGTAACAgcacatttgatacaaagtcattccagcagtcacCCTACCAGGTTTCTTTGGAAACCTGGTAGGGGAAACCAGGGCAAGGTGAATcaatagctatatctgcaaaactacatatatatttgcagcagttatgccat comes from the Thalassophryne amazonica chromosome 8, fThaAma1.1, whole genome shotgun sequence genome and includes:
- the LOC117514940 gene encoding titin-like, with amino-acid sequence IGQLHISVVNREQEHQVQPNTVTAEENAIKPKLQITFTTYSIKNGEALKIEIPVIGHPTPKTEWKRDGQAVKETSRLEISNTPSLTVLHIRHAIREHSGQYSVTASNCAGNNTGEITVVVLEKPDPPTGPVRIDDVSSDYITISWEPPEYTGGCQLDNYIVEKRDTSSTEWQIVSATTVRTIIKVTKLKTGSEYQFRVFAENRYGKSNPISSPVVMAQYPFSVPTAPGTPSASTVTKYSMVVEWEPPAKDGGSPITGYYLERKERNSILWTKINKLVITDPRFKTTGLEEGIEYEFRVFAENIAGLSPSSKTSEAYVARDPCDPPGKPEAIVITREHITLQWAKPQYDGGSTITGYVVEMQELPDSRWMKANFTNVIENQFTVTGLTGGHNYKFRVTARNGAGVWSTPSESTTITAQDVIEKPTALMDPKFKTATIVQAGETFTIDADYSGKPLPEIRWFKDGKEIDNTTPRMEAKNTLTHTALTVRDCTRVDGGRFVLSLTNMGGTATIPVVVKVLDRPGPPDGPFNVKVVSAEKCHLHWNPPLNDGGASVSHYIIEKRETKRVSWTVVEPHTETTSYKVTKLVPEKEYIFRVTAVNRFGVGESLESDPFIAQNPFTTPSMPSTPVATAVTSDSVILSWERPENDGGSEIDGYILERHDKDGVRWTKCNKRRITDLRFRCTGLSEGHYYQFRVSAENAAGVGASSEPSEYIKICEATYPPGPPTNFKVVDHSSSSVSLSWSKPIYDGGATIIGFIVEMKTAAEDEWITCTPSLGIADTTFIMNRLRENTEYNFRVSAMNSAGNGEHVKLPEMVKASEKLEAPEFELDSALRKIVSVRACSTLRLFVTIKGSPEPEVTWSKETGTLSERAQIEVAHSHTVLLIENVNINDTGKYILTAKNCCGSKSTFINVRVLDSPSAPINLEVKDVKRDSVSISWEAPLIDGGAKISHYIVEKREEARKAFTSVCSNCVRNSYKIDSLQEGCFYYFRVLAVNEFGVGLPAETADAVKVCEAPLLPSKFTLCDVTGNSARLSWGKPDHDGGSKITAYIIEMRDKEDDNWTICSEIKALEVTVNGLAQGKEYYFRVRAVNEKGQSEPKSLLAPVTVKDLTAEPVINLLCNTFSVKPGNDLKIDVPFKGIPLPTVTWKKDGNVLKETSRVNVHTSDTSSLITIKDATRVDAGVYEVTLSNSAGTKSTDIIVNVFERPGPPSDIRADEVSADSVSLSWQPPRYTGGCQINNYVVEKRDTSSTLWQTVSATVARTSIRISRLTQGIEYQFRVAAENRYGKSQFVDSEAIVTQYPFKSPGSPTNLHVAHASKSVMIVAWSPPDSDGGSPIIGYHIECKDQSSILWTKLNRSPVTDNQLKVTSIEEGLVYEFRVCAENIAGVGPHSKASEPVAARDQCDPPKNLTVISITNTSVSLSWDKPEYDGGAKITTYIVERKELRDSCWLKCNFTTLLDTYLEVTGLTEGEQYNFRVIAKNAAEFFSAPSETTGPITVRHNVDPPTIMLEHKYRQAVVVRAGELLRIDADISGRPHPTLSWSKNGMIISTKGRVELTSTNRHTSLVIKQCVRKDSGQYILTLQNPGGTTSETITCKVLDRPGPPGGPLLVSGLSSEKCTLSWAPPHETGGAEIMHYVVEKCETGRVAWTLVYSDMMATSCKISKLLKGNEYLFRVRAVNKYGDGEFLESEPIKAMDPFTVPSAPTDVEVTNATTEAMTICWKRPASDGGSRINGYIIEKREKQGLRWVRVNKKPVYDLRAKASGLREGCEYEFRVFAENAAGLSDPSVPCLLTLAEDPKFLPSPPAKPTILDSSRSSITLTWNKPVFDGGATITGYRVEFRKAVEADWTVGVLNTDKTEFTVTGLKSGTEYVFVVRSLNRIGISEPSPESDAQMATDREEEPSFEISNEMRKTLLVKDGSSFTLMVPFKGKPAPTVSWDKADVDLRVRGLINTTSSVTSITVERATRDDTGKYTVNLQNVAGTATLTLNVRVLDSPGPPTRVAVKDVTKNSATVTWDTPENEGGAPVKNYRVDIREISRKGWTRLTDTCHRLSYKVSDLEEGGVYFFRVTGENEYGIGVPAETEEGTKITEKTDWETEP